Part of the Triticum aestivum cultivar Chinese Spring chromosome 4D, IWGSC CS RefSeq v2.1, whole genome shotgun sequence genome is shown below.
AGTAATCTTCCTGTCCTTGTAATTCCTACCTTTTTTAATTCCAAACCCAGTGACATGAGCATACACATTAACAAATCTAACAGCCTCCTCTAGAGTTGAAAACACCCTGCCAATATGTGGTATATTGGTTTTCTCCAATTCATCTGGTGTTGGAAACATATATTCTTTAGGTTTACAATCACTGTCATTTTCATCCTCCTCAGAATCTTTAATGATTGAACCATCATCTGAAACTTGACAAGCTTCTTCTACACCAACTTCTTCCTACAGAGCATCACAAAAATATCTTAAATACAGTTTTTGGCATATAGTTCTATGCCAAATATATGCTTTATGACAACAAAAAATAAAAGTTTAAAACAAACAGCCTGCAAAGTAATTCTACtacacttggtttatttttcagtTCCTACTATTTTAAAGGCTGGGAATTTTTTTTGGGTTCTTACTTGTTCAGATGCTTCCAAAATAGACAGTGTTTCATCTTTTCCAGTGCATGTGCATTCCCCTCCTTCATTATCACCCACTTTATTTAAGGAGATGATAGAAGATAAAGGTACTTCATCACCCACGGAATCATTCTGAACCTAAAATGACACATGGACAGTTATTTCAGTACTTTATTTATTCCTAAATAAAATATGTTACTGACACTACAATACTACCAaaccatgtttacaacaacaaaatATAGTTTCAGAATTTTTTATACCTTTGCTTCTACATTTTCACATGCTGCCTCTGCAACatgatcttcattttcatcagtagcTCCCATAGGCAATGTCATGATTTTTTCTCCCTCTGTTTCATGTGCTTCATTTACAAACACATTTCCTCTTGTCGCTCGGTCTCACCTCCAAGTTCTACAATATGACCATAAACAGAAGAAGCTTCCACAATAACTGTATCTGCCCCTTCCTGACTGCTACTGCTTCTCCCTTGGCTTAGGATTTTTTCATGACTACTAATCAATTCCTGCAAATATTTTTACAGTACACTTAGGGTCTTCGATCTTTCAAAACTTGTAATGACATAAAACTAACAAGCAATATACCAACCTCTGTTTTCTTCTTCATGTCATGGTACAAGACATACTGATCGAACTCTTGCATCACATTGTCAacctattttttcaaaaaaataaaaggaatTATTTTCAAATGCACCTTTCTACCATTCAAATTGAAAGTATCTTACACTTTATTTTCAAAACATACTTCAGGAGCTTTCTTGAAAAAAATAGAATCTCCTGAAGTGTTAGACATGTCAGGAGCAACTTTCCTCTTCCTGGCTATCTTCCGTTTTGCAACTTTATCTGTTTTTCTATTTGAAGAACTCTAAAAAAACAAAGGAAACCATTAGCAATTCTCTGTTTTTTCAATAATTTGTAGTACAAAAAAACTATAACGACAACAAGAAATATTGGAAGCTAGTATGGTCTTGTCAATAATCTATTTTTTAGACTAGTGGTTGTATATAGTTTCTGAATCATATATCTAGTTCCAAAACATTAATTTAAATCAAATGTATGCATCAATCTAAACCCACAGAGAAGTCTATAGCAGTTCTAAAGTTAAGCTACGATCGTCCCACAAGCAAAGAGCACTATTTCATTTTAATAACTCAAATGAAGAGTCATGAGTAGCAAAACACTAAATCTTCAGTTATGATAGCAATTCCAAATGTTCTGATTAAGAAAAGTACTAGATCGTGCAATTTTTTCAGGTGTAACAACTGTTTTGATACGTAACTACATACATTACATTGTATTCAGACAACAGTTTAAATTTTATTAACACAATTTTTCATTTATAGCAAAGAGGGAAACATGAAGATGACAATCAGctgcaattttttttcttttccttactTCAGAATTTTTCCATATATAACCAATCTTAAGCCTCTGTTAAACCTGAAGCCAATACACTAATCTGTCACGAAAACACTTGAATAGAAGATCAATCTCTACAAGCATCCAGTAGTTAGGCAACTAAGTAGATAATTTACCCGAATATCCACACCAGCGCCACCATCTGGTTTCCAGTTGGTTGATCCCCCTTCAATTCTTCTGGTCGAAGAATTACGCTCGCAGCTCTGTTCTGGTGGATCATCCATGCTGGCAAACGGCGCTGCGCGAGAGGTGGTGAATCTACGACTGCCCTagttgccgccgccgctgcccgatcCCCCTCGCCCTTTTATTTCTTGCTTCAATTATCACACAGAAAGAAcaggattttcttttcttttcttagcTTACCAAACAAGTGTGGGTTCGATTGTCAGAGAAACAAACTTTCCAATAGACCACCGATACACTTACAGGTGGCCCCGTCGTACTGACACGCGGAAAAGAAACAAGTAGGAGGGCCAACTTGAAAAAAACAACCATTCCCCACAGAACCACTTTCCCCAAATCTCTACTGATTTCCAACCTTTCTCTGGTGATTTTCTTTGCCCGAGCTGCTTCAAATTTACGGCTACGTCTCCCAATCCTACACGAATCTTCAGGTAACCTGCTTCCCCACTATGAGTTCTTACAGATCCACAATTTTCCTAGTCCTACAACGTCATCCTAGTCCTATAATTTTCCTACACATCTCCATAACTTCGTGCTAGGTTTTCATCTGGAGAAATTACAACTCGAAAGGGTAGCTAAATTGTTTGATGCAAACCAGTAATCGGCCACACCTAAACTTTCACACAATCAGTAGCACTTTCATCTTTAAGAATTATCATCTCCAACGGGCAGTTTAAGTTATTTTCATCTGAAACTATCTCTCATCTATCATCTCTGTTTGTGCGCACTTGTCCTTCCCTTGTTTTACTTTGCAATGCAGTCTGGTGCTAGCAAAAGTCAGTTCAGCCTTTTCCAATTTTCTGAATTTAACCCTCATCTGAATCGTTGAATATGTGCAGTTCTCTGTAGGATTTGTTTATTTTACAGTAGGACCATTTCTGAATCTGGTTCCGGAGTTGAACCATTGAACATTTGTCGCGTAGCTGGTTGTTCTCCGAAGGATTTGTCATATCTCATTGTAGCTCAACATTATGTTAAGATGTGCACTGCATATGCAATTTTCTTGTGATTGCTGCTCCTATATGCATATTTGCCAGGCATGCAGTATAGTTTCACCTATATGTTGTGTTCTGTTTCACAAGATAAGTGTGTACTGATTAAAGTTGGTTCCGGGTTATTCTTCGTAACAAATACTATCATTCATTCTAGATAGATATGTTGCTATCCTAAGTATTTTGTGTCTCTCTATTCTTGCTAAGAAACTGTTTTGACACTTGGTTAGATTACCTATGGTGCCACTGAAATGTTCGACAACTCTACAGCCCAAATTCAGAAAGGTGGAAAAATTCTAAGACTCCACTTGCTAATGAAAATAAACAAATTCTGCATTTTTTCTCCTAAAACATCCTGCAACTAACTATTGCATTTTTCAAACTATGATCATTTCTTTTCATTAACTGAAACCTCCTCTTTTCACCAACATTTATTTTAATACAGGGTTTCAAAATGGATGAATGTGCACCTAAGAAAAGGGGGAGCCAAGACATGGCAGCAAATGAAAACAGTGCAtttcacccctccccccccccttaaaAGAAAGAAGGTCAGTAAATAATAGATCAAATGTTATTCCACACAATACTTTCTCTTTTTCTTAAATGTCAGTTACAATGAAAACAAGTCATTCAAATAATTGAATGATTAATTTTGTAAACGGCAGAGATAGCAAGTTTTTGTAACTAGTCTAatcatttttttcctttctttttcataTGGTACATGCAATACAATCTATGTGAACTTTTTTTTACTTTGTTCTCTGCTAGCAGGTGAATGGTTATGATCATCTAAAGTTATTCCTGAAATTTGTATCAGAACTCAATGATATTCAGAAGAACATAGTTCGGAAACTCGGTTTTGGTTCTCTACAAGAAATTTGCTGCGAATGCAACATTGATGACATATTCTTGTGGCTAGCTGCGCAGTTCAACACCATCACAAGCGCAATTGAACTCAACAATGGATTCAAATTTAAGTTTACCCCATTAGTAGTACAAACTATTCTAGGGATTCCTTGTGGTGGATTACCAATTCTAACAACACCATCAACTGAAACTGCAGAATTCATACACAATTTACTTGGTTCATCAGCTCCCAGCACGGAGTATCTACTATCACTGATGACTGATGATATGGTAGAGGAAACATTTTCCATAATTTTCTTGCTCCTAGCAGTTTCCTGCTTAATAGGTCCTAATCAAAGGGATATCCAATGAAGAAAATCTACAGCGTATTGGGGAATCTCAAATCTATACCCAAGTACAACTGGTGCTCATTCGCACTTTCATATTTGACGCACCagataaaaaaattcaaaaccaatctTCTTCATAACAAGACTTATCTGCCTGGAGGTTGTAAACTAATCTTGGTGGTAAGTTATTTTTTTCAAGTTGGAATAATACTTTTCTTAAAACAAATTTTTTTAACTAATTTTTCTATTCCTTTTTCGAAACTTTCTGCTCATAACCAGGGCTATTCTATCTAACTAATctgtttttttttgcatattttccACTTCGAATTCTTGATTACTTCTGAATTCAGGATTCCAATAAACATCAAACCAAGGTTACCTCTCTGGTCAACAAGCCTATTCAAATCATTCATTGCTCTCGATACTATGCACGGTGAACACAACCAGTTCGGTACACTTTCTGTAAGTCACTTCGTAATACATTCACTTATCTTGCAGCTTCTATTTTTGTTCTTTCAAGTGTATAATTAACTAAATGGAAAAAAATATACCTTCCATTTTTTTCTACTAAAATCATTCCCCACTATGATTTCCTTACAATATTTCATTTTGTCCGTACCAGATGAAGCATATCTCATCAACTCCTTTCAATCATACAACAAATTGTACGGATTTACAACTACCTGAAGTTATTCTCCAGTACATTGACAACAAATACCCTTCTTTTCATAATGTGCAGGTCAGTAAGTACTTTTCTAAAGTAACAATGGAGTAattttaccccgcaaaaaaaacattGGAGTAATTTACAATTCCCTTTTTTCCACTTTTCTTATACAAACAATGAAGTAACGTACTACCCAAACTTTTTTTTACTGATTTGTCATTCTTTATATGAATACAGGAGAAAACAGTTCTTGAATCTAGCAGCCAAAAGTTTTGGGAAACTCTAGTTACAAACTCCATTCCAACAGTTCAAGCATATATTGATGATGTGAACTCTTTATTTGCAAATCTTGTGCACTCAATGAAGGAGAATTATTCTGCAACTAGAAAGGAATCAACAACTTCAAAAGTGATAATCTCTTGTCCTAGAAAAGAGTTCGCTCCCCCAAAGATCGAAGACAAATCTACTTTCGATACAGGTTCAAATGATTTAATCAATTTCCCAATCCCTATTGTCTTGCCTCCAACAAACTCATTGGACATCACAACAACAGCTTTACTAGAAAAATTGGCACATTCTGTAGTAACTGAAGACTATGCAAATATGGGTGTCCTTTTTTCAACAAACTTACCAAGCTTGAAAGAGCTTTTGAAGATTGAGAAAATTAGTATACCAAATACCAACGAAGAAACTAATCCTATGCAAGGTACACTTTTCTGGTCTTTTCCTTTTTAAGTAAAATGAGTGTTCCTAATGATAACACATATTTTTACTCTATGTTTTCGGTTTCAATTCTGATTAATGTATTTCCTCTTTTTTTAGTTTACTGAAAGCAACCCAGTTTGCCAAACAAATAACTATgtgttttgtttttttccttcaTAAATATGCAGAGCTTGAAGAATATATCAAAACTAAGCCAAACAAGATATATTTACCAACATCCAATGAAATTGCATGGAGAAATGAAAATTTCAGCCTATCTAAATTCAGATTCATAGCCAGTGATCTAATCTACAGAGGTAATTTAAGCTTCATTCTCCCACTTCAATTACAAAACTGTCAgtgcttatatctttttgagataTGAGTCA
Proteins encoded:
- the LOC123100008 gene encoding uncharacterized protein isoform X2 — its product is MHGEHNQFGTLSMKHISSTPFNHTTNCTDLQLPEVILQYIDNKYPSFHNVQEKTVLESSSQKFWETLVTNSIPTVQAYIDDVNSLFANLVHSMKENYSATRKESTTSKVIISCPRKEFAPPKIEDKSTFDTVTEDYANMGVLFSTNLPSLKELLKIEKISIPNTNEETNPMQELEEYIKTKPNKIYLPTSNEIAWRNENFSLSKFRFIASDLIYRGNNMYCLDDEPSTIAAGMNPNLIVPPKPLNKLHDYPSCCTKTDTIHADYPDEMTTFCQANQSAAASSVLVPNTNCHYLPRICNSKSPFIYSNSPHRSFQNQ
- the LOC123100008 gene encoding uncharacterized protein isoform X1, which encodes MHGEHNQFGTLSMKHISSTPFNHTTNCTDLQLPEVILQYIDNKYPSFHNVQEKTVLESSSQKFWETLVTNSIPTVQAYIDDVNSLFANLVHSMKENYSATRKESTTSKVIISCPRKEFAPPKIEDKSTFDTGSNDLINFPIPIVLPPTNSLDITTTALLEKLAHSVVTEDYANMGVLFSTNLPSLKELLKIEKISIPNTNEETNPMQELEEYIKTKPNKIYLPTSNEIAWRNENFSLSKFRFIASDLIYRGNNMYCLDDEPSTIAAGMNPNLIVPPKPLNKLHDYPSCCTKTDTIHADYPDEMTTFCQANQSAAASSVLVPNTNCHYLPRICNSKSPFIYSNSPHRSFQNQ